Below is a genomic region from Telmatobacter sp. DSM 110680.
GCTACGCTGCGAAGCTTGGTGAGCCCTGCAGCGCTATTCCGATCCCCGAACTCGCACCGGCCGATCTCCGTGTCGTCGAGCCGCAACTTGTGCAATGGAAGTCAGGACCTTTCACGATCGAAGGTCTCCTCTACATGCCTCCCGATACCGGCTCCGCCAAGGTTCCTCTCATCGTGGACGTACACGGTGGTCCCTTGGGCGCGTGGTTCAACCAGCACGACCTGTTTGCGCCATTTCTGCTTGGTCACGGCTGGGCAGTCCTGCGGCCTAATCCGCGCGGTTCATCCAACTATGGAGTGAAGTTTGCAGCCGCCAACAAGAATGACTTAGGCGGTGGCGACTATCAGGACGTAATGGCAGGTGTCGATTACGTCCTCGCACACTATCCCATTGACTCCTCGCGGATGGCTCTCATGGGATACAGCTACGGCGGCGAGATGGCCGGATTCGTCGAGGGCAAAACCGACCGCTTCAAAGCCATCATCAGCGGCGCGCCCGTCATCGATCAATTCAGTGAATATGGAACCGAGAGCGGTTCCTGGTACGACCGCTGGTACTTTGGAAAGCCATGGGAGCGCGTGGCCGACGCCTGGCGCCAAAGCCCACTCGCCAATGCGGCCCACGCCAAAACGCCCTTCCTCCTCATCCAGGGTCAGAGCGATACAACTGATCCCGTAGGTCAGGCGGAGGAGATGTATCGTGCGCTCCGTCAGGAAGGCGTTCCCGTTGAACTCGTCACCTACCCCCGCGAAAACCACGGTCCGCTGGCCGGCGGTATGGTCGGCCGCCCCTCGCCGGAGCCATGGCACGGATTCGACGTTCGTCAGCGGATCGTGAACTTTATCACCGCTGCATTCTCCTCTACGTCGTCATCCACCGCGCCCGCGAAACCATAGAGGAGCCAGTCACGATCACAGAAGCCGCTAGCTCCGCGTGGTATCCTCGCCCACGACATGCGACTCATGCGATTTAACCTCGCTGTTCTCCTGCTCCTCGCCGGCCTCGAAACTTCCAACCTGTTGGCGCAAACAAACGCAGCACCGCACCTCGAGAAACGTGGCTCCGCCACGCAACTCATCGTGGATGGCAAGCCGTTTCTCATTCTCGGTGGCGAGCTGCACAATTCTTCCTCCTCCAGCCTCGCTTACATGAAACCGCTTTGGGCGCCGCTCGCCGCCATGGGTCTCAACACCGTCGTCACCCCGCTTAGTTGGGAACTCATCGAGCCCGTCGAAGGCAAGTACGATTTCACCCTCGTCGATGGCCTTCTCGCCCAGGCGCGTGAAGCTCACGAGCGCATTGTCTTTCTCTGGCTCGCCACATGGAAGAACGGCATGTCCAGCTATGCCCCCGTGTGGGTCAAGCAGGATACAAAACGCTTCTCGCGCGTGGTCGTGAAAGGCGAAGAGATCGAACTCCTGAGCCCGGCAGCTATAGCAACTCAACAGGCCGACTCCCGCGCCTTTGGTGCGCTCATGCAGCACATCCAGCAAGTTGATGCCCAGGATCACACCGTGCTCATGATGCAGGTCGAAAACGAAGTCGGCGTGCTCGGCGATTCCCGCGATCGGTCGCCCGCCGCTGATCGTGCCTTCAACTCGCCGGTTCCCGTCGAATTAACGCGCTATCTAAAAGCACACCACGACACGCTCTATCCGCGCCTGAGGGAACTATGGGATGCGAACGGCAGCAAGGTCTCTGGCACCTGGCCTGAGATCTTCGGCAACACCAGCCGCGCCGACGAAATCTTTATGGCTTGGCATTACGCGCGTTTTATTCACGCCGTCGCCACAGCCGGCAAATCCGCCTATGACATCCCCATGTATGTAAACACCTGGCTCGCCGAGAATGACGCACAGCCCGGCAGCTTTCCCAGCGGAGGTCCCGAACCATGGGTGGTCGACATCTGGCGCGCCGCTGGTTCGGCGATCGATTTCTACGCACCCGACCTCTACGCGCCAGACTTTGTCTACTGGTCGCGACAATATCATCGTGACGGCAACCCGCTCTTCATGCCGGAGACCCGCGGCGGGTCGTCCGGTGCAGCAAACGTGTTCTACGCTGTTGGCGAAGAAGCGAGCTTTGGCTTTTCCCCCTTCGCGATCGAAGACAACATGGACCCCAAACAGGATCTTGCCGCCAGTTATCGCGTTGTCAATTCACTCGCCCCACTTCTGCTTGAACACGATGGAGCCGGCGACGTCCACGGCTTTATTCTCGACCAACAGCACCCCACCGCTGACTTCACGCTCAACG
It encodes:
- a CDS encoding DUF5597 domain-containing protein, encoding MRFNLAVLLLLAGLETSNLLAQTNAAPHLEKRGSATQLIVDGKPFLILGGELHNSSSSSLAYMKPLWAPLAAMGLNTVVTPLSWELIEPVEGKYDFTLVDGLLAQAREAHERIVFLWLATWKNGMSSYAPVWVKQDTKRFSRVVVKGEEIELLSPAAIATQQADSRAFGALMQHIQQVDAQDHTVLMMQVENEVGVLGDSRDRSPAADRAFNSPVPVELTRYLKAHHDTLYPRLRELWDANGSKVSGTWPEIFGNTSRADEIFMAWHYARFIHAVATAGKSAYDIPMYVNTWLAENDAQPGSFPSGGPEPWVVDIWRAAGSAIDFYAPDLYAPDFVYWSRQYHRDGNPLFMPETRGGSSGAANVFYAVGEEASFGFSPFAIEDNMDPKQDLAASYRVVNSLAPLLLEHDGAGDVHGFILDQQHPTADFTLNGIALHVTIDEIFGRHAESGYGLIMAAGPEEFIGTGKGFRVSVTPASGGAPRLGIASIDEGTFEDGKWVPGRRLNGDENDQGGFWRFDSRKLSTEKVKLYHFD